One window of the Chryseobacterium camelliae genome contains the following:
- the rfbB gene encoding dTDP-glucose 4,6-dehydratase: MKNIIITGGAGFIGSHVVREFVKRNPDIKIINLDALTYAGNLENLKDIENEPNYVFEKADITKPEELRAVFEKYNPDAVVHLAAESHVDRSITDPMAFINTNVNGTANLLNLCKEFWTLNPDHTHGRFPDEKRDNLFYHISTDEVYGSLGETGFFLETTAYDPQSPYSASKAASDHLVRAYGNTYGMPFIVSNCSNNYGPNHFPEKLIPLCISNIINERPLPIYGDGKYTRDWLFVIDHARAIQQIFNEAKTGETYNIGGFNEWQNIDLVKELIKQMDAKLNRPEGYSEKLITFVKDRPGHDKRYAIDASKLNKDLGWKPSVTFEQGLGKTIDWYLENKEWLEHVTNGDYQKYYENQYH; this comes from the coding sequence ATGAAAAATATTATTATAACCGGAGGTGCGGGATTTATTGGATCCCATGTCGTAAGAGAGTTTGTAAAGAGGAATCCTGATATCAAAATTATTAATCTTGATGCCCTTACTTATGCGGGCAATCTGGAGAACCTGAAGGATATCGAAAATGAACCTAATTATGTTTTTGAAAAGGCGGATATTACAAAGCCTGAAGAATTAAGAGCTGTATTTGAAAAATATAATCCTGACGCAGTGGTTCACCTGGCTGCAGAAAGCCATGTCGACCGGAGCATAACGGATCCCATGGCATTTATCAATACCAATGTAAACGGAACAGCAAACCTTCTGAATCTCTGCAAAGAGTTCTGGACGCTGAACCCCGATCATACCCACGGAAGATTTCCTGATGAAAAAAGGGACAATCTTTTTTATCACATTTCCACGGATGAAGTTTACGGAAGCCTGGGAGAAACCGGTTTCTTTTTGGAAACGACGGCATATGACCCACAATCCCCTTATTCTGCGTCAAAAGCAGCCTCGGATCATTTGGTAAGAGCCTATGGCAATACCTACGGAATGCCTTTTATCGTTTCCAACTGTTCCAATAATTACGGGCCCAACCACTTTCCTGAAAAGCTGATCCCGCTCTGCATCTCCAATATCATCAATGAAAGGCCCTTACCTATTTATGGTGACGGCAAATATACGAGAGACTGGCTGTTCGTTATTGATCATGCCAGAGCGATCCAGCAGATTTTTAACGAAGCCAAAACAGGGGAGACCTATAATATCGGTGGCTTTAATGAATGGCAGAATATTGATCTTGTTAAGGAACTTATTAAACAGATGGATGCAAAGCTGAACAGGCCGGAAGGCTATTCGGAAAAGCTGATCACTTTTGTAAAGGACAGGCCGGGACACGATAAGCGTTATGCAATCGATGCCAGCAAACTGAATAAAGACCTGGGATGGAAGCCGTCTGTAACTTTTGAACAGGGACTGGGAAAAACCATCGACTGGTATTTGGAAAACAAAGAGTGGCTGGAGCATGTAACGAATGGTGACTACCAGAAATATTATGAAAACCAATACCATTAA
- a CDS encoding UDP-glucose dehydrogenase family protein yields MNITIVGTGYVGLVTGTTLAELGNSVYCVDIDEKKVEDMKNGIVPIYEPNLEEMFLRNIQAERLFFTTDLKEALDKSEVVYLALPTPPGEDGSADLSYVIQVAHNIGEMMTDYKVIVNKSTVPVGTADRVREVIASKTDIPFDVVSNPEFLREGFAVEDSMNPSRVVVGASSEKAKNIMATIYQPFTNTGIPIIFMDEKSSELTKYAANSFLAVKITFMNEIANYCEKVGADVDKVRLGMGSDDRIGHRFLFPGIGYGGSCFPKDVKALINSGKQDHFEFQILKATEQVNSHQKVILVSEIENYFGGNIEGKTIAVWGLAFKANTDDIREASSLDNIRLLLEKGANIIAYDAIAENNVRKILGDKIQYAKNMYEALDGADALLIATEWPEFKNPNFELMAKRMNNKAIFDGRNMYPLDIPAQNGFYYKSIGRKTIVN; encoded by the coding sequence TTGAATATAACGATTGTAGGAACAGGTTATGTAGGGTTAGTCACCGGGACTACCCTTGCCGAGCTTGGCAATTCAGTATACTGTGTTGATATTGATGAAAAGAAAGTAGAGGATATGAAAAACGGCATTGTTCCTATTTATGAGCCGAACCTCGAAGAAATGTTCCTGAGAAATATTCAGGCCGAAAGGTTATTCTTTACAACAGATTTAAAGGAAGCCCTTGATAAAAGTGAAGTAGTATATCTGGCATTGCCGACTCCTCCCGGGGAAGACGGTTCTGCAGATCTCTCCTATGTCATTCAAGTGGCCCATAACATCGGTGAAATGATGACGGATTATAAAGTCATTGTGAATAAAAGCACCGTTCCGGTAGGAACAGCTGACCGGGTAAGAGAAGTTATTGCCTCAAAAACCGACATTCCTTTCGATGTGGTTTCCAATCCTGAGTTTTTAAGGGAAGGATTTGCTGTAGAGGATTCCATGAACCCATCACGGGTTGTGGTAGGTGCCAGTTCAGAGAAGGCCAAGAATATTATGGCAACAATATACCAGCCCTTTACCAATACCGGAATTCCGATTATCTTTATGGATGAAAAATCTTCCGAACTCACCAAATATGCAGCAAATTCATTTCTGGCCGTGAAAATCACTTTCATGAATGAAATTGCCAATTACTGTGAAAAAGTTGGCGCTGATGTAGATAAAGTAAGGTTGGGAATGGGAAGTGATGACCGGATCGGGCACCGTTTTCTGTTCCCGGGAATCGGATACGGAGGAAGCTGCTTCCCTAAAGATGTCAAAGCACTGATCAATTCAGGGAAACAGGATCATTTCGAATTCCAGATCCTGAAAGCGACCGAACAGGTCAATTCTCATCAGAAAGTAATCCTTGTTTCTGAAATTGAAAACTATTTCGGAGGAAATATTGAAGGGAAAACCATCGCTGTATGGGGACTGGCCTTCAAAGCGAATACGGATGACATCCGTGAAGCATCTTCATTAGACAACATCAGATTATTACTGGAAAAAGGCGCGAACATTATAGCTTATGATGCCATCGCTGAAAATAATGTCCGTAAAATCCTGGGTGACAAAATTCAGTATGCTAAAAACATGTATGAAGCACTGGACGGTGCAGATGCCCTTTTGATCGCTACGGAATGGCCTGAATTTAAAAACCCTAACTTTGAACTGATGGCTAAAAGAATGAACAACAAAGCAATATTCGACGGAAGGAATATGTACCCTCTGGATATTCCTGCGCAGAATGGATTTTATTATAAAAGTATAGGCAGAAAAACGATTGTAAATTAA
- the rimP gene encoding ribosome assembly cofactor RimP encodes MEFRQRIEELLNEFLENRKDLFLIDLKISAGDDITVILDGDNGVSLQDCLDASRAIEFNMDREEHDFSLQVMSAGLSEPLATPRQFQKNIGREIEVILNDSSKVEGELARVDDEKITLILRYRKPKEIGKGKVDVEEEQEIPYTEIKKSLVIIKF; translated from the coding sequence ATGGAGTTTAGACAAAGAATTGAAGAATTATTAAACGAATTCCTGGAAAACAGAAAAGATCTATTTCTTATTGATCTTAAAATTTCTGCCGGGGACGATATTACCGTGATTCTGGATGGTGACAATGGCGTTTCCCTTCAGGATTGTCTTGATGCGAGCAGGGCTATAGAATTTAATATGGATCGTGAGGAGCATGATTTCAGCCTGCAGGTAATGTCGGCGGGGTTAAGCGAGCCTTTGGCAACGCCACGACAGTTTCAGAAGAACATAGGAAGGGAAATTGAGGTTATACTGAATGACTCTTCTAAAGTTGAAGGAGAATTGGCCAGGGTGGATGATGAAAAGATTACCCTTATCCTGCGGTACAGGAAACCTAAAGAGATCGGTAAGGGAAAAGTGGATGTGGAGGAAGAACAAGAAATTCCTTACACTGAAATAAAAAAGTCATTAGTAATAATTAAATTTTAA
- the nusA gene encoding transcription termination factor NusA, with product MDNIALIESFGDFKDEKGISKIDLMAIIEDSLKTLLRKRFDSDDHFDVIVNPDKGDFQIFLNKTIVEDEMSEDDDLEIEISEAKKIDPTFEVGEDFTMEIPVAQLGRRNILTLKQILATKLQEHNNAMLYEQFKDRIGEIVVGEIHHIRHKHVILLDDEGNEFILPKENQIPSDFFKKGENIRAIVETVDFKGSKPQIIISRTAPKFLEKLLELEIPEIQDGTIMLKKVVRIPGEKAKIAVDAYDDRIDPVGACVGVKGSRIHGVVRELRNENIDVIQWSKNPEILVKRALGNVTINKIDISDNGNYALVYTPVEEISKVIGKQGQNIRLASWLTGYEIDVHRESSEDDDVELKEFNDDIEEWVLEEFRKVGLTTAKSVLDKDTESLLNMVDLEEETIEDVKRILREEFED from the coding sequence ATGGATAATATAGCGTTGATTGAATCCTTTGGTGATTTCAAAGACGAAAAGGGGATCAGTAAGATTGATCTTATGGCGATTATTGAAGATTCACTGAAAACTCTTTTAAGAAAAAGATTTGACTCAGATGATCACTTTGATGTTATTGTAAATCCTGATAAAGGAGATTTCCAGATTTTCCTTAATAAAACTATTGTGGAAGATGAAATGTCTGAAGATGATGACCTTGAAATCGAAATCTCCGAAGCTAAGAAAATAGACCCTACATTTGAAGTTGGGGAAGATTTTACCATGGAGATTCCTGTTGCCCAGCTGGGGAGAAGGAATATCCTTACACTAAAGCAGATTCTGGCTACAAAACTCCAGGAGCATAATAATGCCATGCTTTATGAACAGTTTAAGGACAGGATTGGCGAGATTGTTGTTGGTGAAATCCATCATATCCGTCATAAGCATGTCATCCTGCTTGATGACGAAGGAAATGAGTTCATCCTGCCTAAAGAAAATCAGATTCCTTCCGATTTCTTTAAGAAAGGAGAGAACATCAGAGCTATTGTAGAAACTGTAGACTTCAAAGGCTCCAAGCCACAGATTATTATTTCAAGGACGGCACCTAAGTTCCTGGAAAAACTTCTGGAGCTTGAAATCCCGGAAATCCAGGACGGGACCATCATGCTTAAAAAAGTGGTAAGGATTCCGGGCGAAAAAGCAAAAATTGCCGTGGATGCTTATGATGACAGGATTGATCCTGTAGGAGCCTGTGTGGGAGTGAAGGGGTCAAGAATCCATGGTGTAGTAAGAGAGTTGAGAAATGAAAATATTGATGTCATCCAGTGGTCTAAAAATCCTGAAATCCTTGTAAAAAGAGCTTTAGGGAATGTGACCATCAATAAAATTGACATCAGCGATAACGGAAATTATGCCCTGGTTTATACGCCAGTGGAGGAAATTTCTAAAGTGATTGGAAAACAGGGACAGAATATCAGACTTGCTTCTTGGTTGACAGGTTATGAGATTGATGTGCACAGGGAGTCCAGTGAAGATGATGATGTTGAATTGAAAGAATTCAATGATGACATTGAAGAATGGGTATTGGAAGAGTTCAGAAAAGTAGGTCTTACTACTGCTAAGTCTGTATTGGATAAAGATACCGAAAGCCTGCTGAATATGGTAGATCTTGAAGAGGAAACGATTGAAGATGTGAAACGCATTCTTAGGGAAGAATTTGAAGATTAA
- the infB gene encoding translation initiation factor IF-2 encodes MPKIRLNKAVKEFNISMSRLVEFLQSRGFVVESNPNAQLEEAAYSALEAEFAKDGEQRKASHEVVITKVPEEKLEIEEKKTPEVIRAKANIKPETKVLGKIDLDPKKPEAEEAPAPSPAPASEAEEKKEAEPVSENKPAPEKQEFKVLDKIDLSQIESRNRPVKKDKPKVEEKKAEEKPAEQPVKETPKPEPVQAPVEIKPEQPAATEPESQEPQKIETVYQKLDGPKIVGEKIDLSQFADKSKGAGAKKKRKRIEKPGSNQPNTGNNQGGNNNQGNRPQGQGGNNRPQGQNSGPGNRPQGQGGPGGGNRFGNNQGNRPPGQGGGFKKGGQNNRPGQRVMPVELTDEQVKNQIKETLEKLTNKGGKSKSSKHRKDKRTFRREQDERQQELEAQDRTLKVTEFITVGELASLMNVSPTEVISACFSLGVMVTMNQRLEADTLLLVADEFGYKIEFSDADLEDAETEEIIDSEEDLVSRAPIVTVMGHVDHGKTSLLDYIRKTNVIAGESGGITQHIGAYNVKLENGQRITFLDTPGHEAFTAMRARGAQITDIAIIVIAADDDVMPQTKEAISHAQAAGVPMIIALNKVDKPGANPDNVRQQLSGMNILVEEWGGNVQSQEISAKFGNNIDMLLEKVLLQAELLELKANPDRNAQGVVIEASLDKGRGYVSTMLVQSGTLRVGDYVLAGKNHGKVKAMLDERGKNLSEAGPSIPVTILGLDGAPTAGDKFKVYEDESEAKSIANKREQLQRELSIRTKKHTTLEELGRRIALGDFKELNIILKGDVDGSVEALSDQLQRLSTAEINVNILHKGVGPITESDVNLAAASDAIIIGFNVRAGGNARELADREEIEIRTYSVIYAAIEEVKEAMEGMLSPEIKEQVIGNVEIREVFKISKVGTIAGCMVLSGKVARNSKVRVLRDGIVKFDGELESLKRFKDDVKEVTKGYECGLNLKGYNDIEVGDILEVYEEVAVKKKLK; translated from the coding sequence ATGCCAAAAATTAGATTAAATAAAGCGGTTAAGGAATTCAATATTTCGATGTCCAGATTAGTAGAATTTTTACAGTCCAGGGGCTTCGTGGTTGAAAGCAATCCTAACGCTCAATTAGAAGAAGCGGCATATTCTGCATTGGAGGCTGAGTTTGCCAAGGATGGCGAGCAACGTAAAGCATCCCATGAGGTGGTTATTACCAAAGTTCCGGAAGAGAAGCTGGAAATTGAGGAAAAGAAGACCCCTGAAGTAATAAGAGCTAAAGCTAATATAAAACCGGAAACAAAGGTTCTCGGAAAGATAGACCTTGATCCTAAAAAGCCTGAGGCTGAAGAGGCTCCGGCACCATCACCAGCTCCCGCTTCTGAAGCGGAAGAGAAAAAAGAAGCTGAACCTGTTTCTGAAAACAAACCGGCTCCTGAAAAGCAGGAGTTTAAAGTCTTGGATAAAATAGATCTTTCCCAGATCGAATCCAGAAACAGACCCGTTAAAAAAGATAAGCCGAAAGTGGAAGAAAAGAAAGCTGAGGAAAAACCGGCTGAACAACCTGTAAAGGAAACCCCGAAGCCGGAACCTGTTCAGGCTCCTGTAGAAATTAAACCGGAACAACCTGCTGCGACAGAGCCTGAATCTCAGGAGCCTCAGAAGATTGAGACGGTATATCAGAAGCTTGATGGTCCAAAGATCGTAGGAGAAAAAATCGATTTAAGTCAGTTTGCTGATAAGTCGAAAGGGGCAGGAGCTAAAAAGAAAAGAAAAAGAATTGAAAAGCCAGGCTCTAACCAGCCCAATACAGGCAATAACCAGGGTGGTAATAACAACCAGGGCAACCGTCCACAAGGTCAGGGAGGAAACAACAGGCCTCAGGGACAGAATAGCGGGCCTGGTAACCGTCCTCAGGGACAGGGAGGCCCAGGCGGAGGAAACCGTTTCGGGAACAACCAGGGTAACCGTCCGCCAGGTCAGGGGGGAGGCTTCAAGAAAGGAGGCCAGAACAACCGTCCGGGCCAAAGGGTAATGCCTGTTGAGCTTACAGATGAGCAGGTTAAAAACCAGATCAAAGAAACCCTTGAAAAACTGACTAATAAAGGAGGTAAATCCAAATCTTCCAAACACAGAAAAGACAAAAGGACTTTCCGTAGGGAGCAGGATGAGCGTCAGCAGGAGCTGGAGGCTCAGGACAGGACATTGAAGGTTACGGAATTCATTACCGTAGGCGAATTGGCCAGTCTGATGAATGTTTCCCCTACTGAGGTGATTTCTGCATGCTTCTCATTAGGAGTAATGGTTACCATGAACCAAAGGCTTGAAGCAGATACTTTACTGCTTGTCGCTGACGAATTCGGATATAAAATTGAATTCTCTGATGCGGACCTTGAAGATGCTGAAACAGAAGAAATCATAGACAGTGAAGAAGACCTTGTATCAAGAGCACCGATCGTAACGGTAATGGGACACGTTGACCACGGTAAAACCTCTTTATTGGATTACATCAGGAAAACCAATGTAATTGCGGGTGAGTCCGGAGGAATTACCCAGCACATCGGAGCGTACAACGTAAAGCTTGAAAACGGACAAAGAATTACATTCCTTGATACACCGGGTCACGAAGCGTTTACCGCGATGAGGGCAAGGGGAGCACAGATCACCGATATTGCGATTATCGTAATTGCAGCGGATGATGATGTGATGCCTCAGACTAAAGAGGCTATTTCGCACGCTCAGGCAGCGGGTGTACCGATGATCATTGCATTGAATAAGGTTGATAAGCCAGGTGCTAATCCGGATAATGTCCGTCAGCAGCTTTCTGGAATGAATATTTTAGTGGAAGAATGGGGAGGAAATGTACAGTCCCAGGAAATTTCTGCTAAATTCGGGAACAATATCGACATGCTGTTAGAAAAAGTTTTGCTTCAGGCGGAATTACTGGAGCTGAAAGCCAATCCGGACAGAAATGCTCAGGGTGTGGTGATTGAAGCTTCATTAGATAAAGGAAGAGGGTATGTTTCGACTATGTTGGTGCAATCAGGTACTTTAAGGGTAGGTGATTATGTATTGGCAGGGAAGAACCATGGTAAAGTTAAAGCGATGCTGGATGAAAGAGGCAAAAATCTTTCAGAGGCCGGCCCATCTATTCCGGTTACTATCTTAGGTCTTGACGGAGCTCCGACTGCCGGTGACAAGTTCAAGGTATATGAAGATGAAAGTGAAGCCAAATCGATTGCCAATAAAAGGGAACAGCTTCAGCGTGAACTTTCGATCAGGACTAAAAAGCATACCACCCTTGAGGAATTGGGTAGAAGGATTGCTCTCGGTGACTTCAAAGAACTTAATATCATCCTTAAAGGTGACGTTGACGGTTCCGTAGAAGCGTTATCTGACCAGTTGCAGAGACTTTCCACTGCTGAAATCAATGTTAATATCCTGCATAAAGGTGTTGGTCCTATCACGGAATCGGATGTCAATCTTGCGGCTGCTTCAGATGCTATTATCATCGGGTTCAACGTAAGAGCCGGAGGTAACGCCAGAGAACTTGCAGACAGGGAAGAAATTGAGATCAGAACGTATTCTGTCATCTATGCTGCTATTGAGGAAGTGAAAGAAGCCATGGAAGGAATGCTTTCCCCTGAAATTAAAGAACAGGTAATCGGTAATGTAGAGATCAGAGAAGTATTTAAAATCTCTAAGGTAGGAACCATTGCCGGATGTATGGTTCTTTCAGGAAAAGTAGCCAGAAACTCTAAGGTTAGGGTCCTACGTGACGGTATTGTGAAATTTGACGGAGAATTGGAAAGCCTGAAGCGTTTCAAAGATGATGTTAAAGAAGTAACAAAAGGTTATGAATGTGGTCTGAACCTGAAAGGTTATAATGACATTGAAGTAGGAGATATCCTGGAAGTGTATGAAGAGGTTGCTGTTAAGAAGAAATTAAAATAG
- a CDS encoding SusC/RagA family TonB-linked outer membrane protein translates to MNVKLSVLSAGVLFFVGQAAFAQTTKRNRDTATTEKQIEEVVVLGYSKKSTKAKSTAASVTVDSKALENRPNISFINSLQGNAPGISINSTSGSPGSGKINVMVRGMSSINASTDPLYVIDGLITSATQFRNLNTEDIESISVLKDAQATSIYGNRGANGVVVINTKNARFNSGLKVTYDVLTSFSVLPKTKYNVLGSTDLLNLQNEYGVGEGAGLTPEQIAAYPNTDWNKQFFRTGMLQQHTLGITSGGKNINNYTSIGYLDSEGTFRSTDFKRFTLRNNLSGKSDDGKLTFGMQLAVGYSKRNQLDQETNSNIQNNTVQNPLFGSLLTPSYLEPYPFVNGQDMFNQLGGSGVNYPGWILADIIRGGVRNQFTETSILANANVNYKITDWLSVGNRTGMDYRESDRDIARDPTGYLALVARASGAQYGGFEQMTNTKDLTVNSVTNITLDKKFGDHSLTVAGYLDYVKAHYLFKSNTQNGLDPFNWAFGAGTGYIPFNPSTPSLYLPSVSAGKINAGTLAYVGTVDYDYAGKYGISGTVRRDGSYRFPKENRWETFWSVGGRWNIDKEDFLAGSSVKLLKLRGSYGTTGNQNLIQPANNGNPLFTGTNVYTDLISSGTGYMNTVGYAAVIGNPNVKWEKVTQANIGLDFGLFNNFVEGTFDVYKKTTDRLFNSITLSAATGQYSINGNNGELENKGVEGSLRFNILKNKDYNVSIFANGAYNKNKILSFEGADLSGDNVEAPGGPIGQWNLYHYVGVNAQTGEQQFLDANGNITEAPTANDKVLTGKSYVPKFTGGFGVNADYKGWFADVLFSYQAGGYQYDNIYSYLMDPSALGQGMNFAGDILNSWTPNNTNTNIPSIQANNIGLEGSSDRFLFKTDYIRLKNVTFGYNFNKDLLRGLPITSLKVFVQGENLATWTEWKGYDPEPIIPYSQGVYPNPRVVSVGLNVQF, encoded by the coding sequence ATGAATGTTAAACTAAGTGTATTGAGTGCTGGAGTATTGTTCTTTGTAGGACAGGCGGCTTTTGCACAAACAACTAAGAGAAATAGAGATACTGCTACTACAGAAAAGCAGATCGAAGAGGTTGTAGTTCTCGGATATAGCAAAAAAAGTACTAAAGCTAAATCTACTGCAGCATCAGTTACTGTAGATTCTAAAGCTCTTGAAAATCGTCCTAACATTTCTTTTATAAATTCTTTACAAGGAAATGCTCCGGGGATAAGCATCAATTCAACTTCAGGATCTCCAGGATCTGGAAAGATTAATGTAATGGTTCGAGGTATGTCTTCCATTAACGCATCTACGGATCCTTTATATGTTATTGACGGATTAATTACTTCTGCTACACAGTTTAGAAACTTAAATACTGAAGATATTGAAAGTATAAGTGTCTTAAAAGATGCACAAGCTACATCAATCTATGGAAACAGAGGGGCTAATGGTGTTGTGGTAATCAATACAAAGAATGCTAGATTTAATAGTGGATTAAAGGTAACATATGATGTGCTTACCTCTTTCTCTGTATTGCCTAAGACAAAATATAATGTATTAGGTTCTACGGATCTCTTAAACTTACAAAATGAGTATGGAGTAGGTGAAGGAGCTGGATTAACACCTGAACAAATAGCAGCATATCCCAACACAGACTGGAATAAACAATTCTTCCGTACAGGAATGCTGCAGCAGCATACCTTAGGAATCACTTCAGGAGGTAAGAATATTAACAATTATACCTCTATTGGTTATTTAGATAGTGAAGGTACATTCAGATCGACAGATTTTAAACGATTTACACTTAGAAACAATTTAAGTGGCAAATCAGACGATGGTAAATTGACATTTGGAATGCAATTGGCTGTGGGCTATTCAAAACGTAATCAGTTAGATCAGGAGACTAATTCAAATATTCAAAATAACACTGTTCAAAATCCACTCTTTGGTTCTCTATTGACACCAAGTTATTTAGAACCGTATCCATTTGTGAACGGACAAGATATGTTCAACCAACTTGGAGGAAGTGGGGTGAATTATCCGGGATGGATATTGGCCGACATTATCAGAGGAGGTGTTAGAAACCAATTTACTGAAACTTCAATTCTTGCTAACGCCAATGTAAATTATAAAATTACAGATTGGTTATCAGTAGGTAACAGGACAGGTATGGATTACAGAGAATCTGATAGGGATATTGCGCGTGATCCTACCGGATACTTAGCTCTTGTGGCCAGAGCTTCTGGTGCACAGTATGGTGGTTTTGAGCAAATGACCAATACTAAGGATTTAACGGTTAACTCTGTAACGAATATTACATTAGATAAAAAATTTGGTGATCACTCACTTACTGTTGCAGGATATTTAGACTATGTTAAAGCACACTACTTATTCAAAAGTAATACCCAGAACGGACTAGATCCATTTAACTGGGCATTCGGAGCAGGAACAGGTTATATCCCATTTAACCCTTCAACACCTTCATTATATTTGCCAAGTGTTTCGGCTGGTAAGATCAACGCAGGTACTTTAGCTTATGTAGGTACAGTTGATTATGATTATGCCGGAAAATACGGGATCAGTGGAACGGTAAGAAGAGATGGATCATATAGATTCCCTAAAGAAAATCGTTGGGAAACGTTTTGGTCAGTTGGAGGTCGCTGGAATATTGATAAAGAAGATTTCCTTGCAGGATCAAGTGTAAAACTTCTGAAGCTTAGAGGTTCTTACGGTACTACAGGAAACCAGAACTTAATTCAGCCGGCCAATAATGGAAACCCATTATTTACCGGGACTAATGTATATACTGACTTAATATCAAGTGGTACAGGATATATGAACACGGTAGGTTATGCTGCAGTAATCGGTAATCCAAATGTTAAATGGGAAAAAGTTACACAAGCAAATATTGGACTTGACTTTGGTTTATTCAATAATTTTGTAGAAGGTACATTTGACGTTTACAAAAAAACTACTGATCGACTGTTCAACTCTATTACACTATCTGCTGCAACTGGACAGTATAGCATTAACGGTAATAATGGAGAGCTTGAAAATAAAGGTGTGGAAGGATCATTACGTTTTAATATTCTGAAGAATAAAGATTATAACGTTTCTATTTTTGCTAACGGTGCTTACAATAAAAACAAAATTTTATCCTTTGAAGGAGCTGATCTTTCAGGAGACAATGTAGAGGCTCCAGGTGGCCCAATTGGACAATGGAACCTGTATCATTATGTAGGAGTAAATGCCCAGACCGGTGAGCAGCAGTTCTTAGATGCTAACGGGAATATTACTGAAGCACCTACAGCAAATGATAAGGTATTAACCGGTAAATCATATGTTCCGAAATTCACTGGAGGATTTGGTGTAAATGCTGATTATAAAGGATGGTTTGCAGATGTATTATTCAGTTATCAGGCAGGAGGATATCAATATGATAACATCTATTCATATCTGATGGATCCTAGTGCTTTAGGTCAAGGGATGAATTTCGCAGGAGATATTCTTAACTCATGGACACCGAATAATACAAATACAAATATTCCTTCTATACAAGCTAATAATATTGGCTTAGAAGGATCATCTGACAGATTCCTTTTCAAAACAGATTATATCCGTTTAAAAAATGTAACTTTTGGATATAACTTTAACAAAGATTTATTAAGAGGTTTACCTATTACTTCGCTTAAAGTATTTGTTCAGGGTGAAAACTTAGCTACATGGACAGAATGGAAAGGCTACGATCCGGAGCCAATTATACCATATTCTCAAGGTGTATATCCAAACCCAAGAGTTGTTTCAGTAGGACTTAACGTACAATTTTAA